The following coding sequences lie in one Biomphalaria glabrata chromosome 18, xgBioGlab47.1, whole genome shotgun sequence genomic window:
- the LOC106069250 gene encoding uncharacterized protein LOC106069250 isoform X1 has protein sequence MDHRSPLNNVCNTLRPIPISKKARQNGSHAMTTSEPLLYTIVARVGKSKGKSFVLKEDLINDNIGGIEMNNFESSLLGRLTILVKHRSYIRIYVSHRIAIKSIQETEKTHVLVIIDCANSLVERNVKVNATNLYQEYSDVSGNVSETFWSYLHRQFPESELDLPEPSLDDHVDSIALPSPSEAPATPAAHTMLNFISAETSSSQADGTLSSQRTSASGSVGALTQNDQQDINVNVSLATAIVAEDVTDNVSLPASRPFPLESTLNFGVKQDESLLGATASEDSLRPVFKEREGEQQEDRSHAVDARHVKECLWAVQHENKILETYKQCVLCKKNARDITFLPCGHFITCRVCAGPIFTCTLCNRAILATIDTYLS, from the coding sequence CCCAATTTCCAAGAAGGCTAGACAAAACGGCTCTCACGCTATGACTACATCGGAACCACTATTGTATACGATTGTCGCACGTGTAGGAAAGTCCAAAGGGAAATCCTTCGTTCTAAAAGAAGACTTAATTAATGACAATATTGGAGGTATTGAAATGAATAACTTTGAGTCATCACTCCTAGGCAGATTAACCATACTTGTGAAACATCGGTCCTATATAAGGATATATGTGAGTCATCGTATTGCCATAAAGTCGATTCAAGAAACTGAAAAAACACATGTGCTAGTGATTATTGATTGTGCAAATTCATTGGTGGAACGTAATGTCAAGGTTAATGCTACCAACCTGTATCAAGAGTATTCGGACGTTTCTGGCAATGTGAGTGAAACGTTTTGGAGCTATTTGCACCGGCAATTCCCTGAAAGTGAACTGGACTTACCAGAGCCCTCTCTTGATGACCATGTTGACAGCATAGCGCTGCCGTCTCCGAGTGAGGCCCCGGCGACTCCAGCAGCTCACACCATGTTGAACTTTATCAGCGCCGAAACGTCGAGTAGCCAAGCAGACGGCACGTTATCCAGCCAAAGGACTAGTGCGTCCGGCAGTGTTGGCGCCTTAACCCAAAACGATCAGCAGGATATAAACGTGAATGTCTCATTGGCTACAGCGATCGTCGCCGAAGACGTGACGGACAACGTCAGCCTACCAGCGTCGAGACCTTTTCCTTTGGAATCGACATTGAACTTTGGGGTCAAACAGGACGAATCGCTGCTCGGTGCAACAGCGTCCGAAGACAGCCTCCGGCCGGTTTTCAAAGAGAGAGAAGGCGAGCAGCAGGAGGACAGGTCTCATGCGGTCGATGCGAGGCACGTCAAGGAATGCCTGTGGGCGGTGCAGCATGAAAACAAGATCTTGGAAACGTACAAGCAATGTGTCCTCTgcaagaaaaacgccagagacaTCACTTTCTTGCCGTGCGGCCATTTTATCACTTGTAGAGTTTGTGCGGGCCCGATTTTTACTTGCACGCTTTGCAACAGGGCCATCCTTGCTACCATTGATACCTATTTGAGTTGA
- the LOC106069250 gene encoding uncharacterized protein LOC106069250 isoform X2: MTTSEPLLYTIVARVGKSKGKSFVLKEDLINDNIGGIEMNNFESSLLGRLTILVKHRSYIRIYVSHRIAIKSIQETEKTHVLVIIDCANSLVERNVKVNATNLYQEYSDVSGNVSETFWSYLHRQFPESELDLPEPSLDDHVDSIALPSPSEAPATPAAHTMLNFISAETSSSQADGTLSSQRTSASGSVGALTQNDQQDINVNVSLATAIVAEDVTDNVSLPASRPFPLESTLNFGVKQDESLLGATASEDSLRPVFKEREGEQQEDRSHAVDARHVKECLWAVQHENKILETYKQCVLCKKNARDITFLPCGHFITCRVCAGPIFTCTLCNRAILATIDTYLS, translated from the coding sequence ATGACTACATCGGAACCACTATTGTATACGATTGTCGCACGTGTAGGAAAGTCCAAAGGGAAATCCTTCGTTCTAAAAGAAGACTTAATTAATGACAATATTGGAGGTATTGAAATGAATAACTTTGAGTCATCACTCCTAGGCAGATTAACCATACTTGTGAAACATCGGTCCTATATAAGGATATATGTGAGTCATCGTATTGCCATAAAGTCGATTCAAGAAACTGAAAAAACACATGTGCTAGTGATTATTGATTGTGCAAATTCATTGGTGGAACGTAATGTCAAGGTTAATGCTACCAACCTGTATCAAGAGTATTCGGACGTTTCTGGCAATGTGAGTGAAACGTTTTGGAGCTATTTGCACCGGCAATTCCCTGAAAGTGAACTGGACTTACCAGAGCCCTCTCTTGATGACCATGTTGACAGCATAGCGCTGCCGTCTCCGAGTGAGGCCCCGGCGACTCCAGCAGCTCACACCATGTTGAACTTTATCAGCGCCGAAACGTCGAGTAGCCAAGCAGACGGCACGTTATCCAGCCAAAGGACTAGTGCGTCCGGCAGTGTTGGCGCCTTAACCCAAAACGATCAGCAGGATATAAACGTGAATGTCTCATTGGCTACAGCGATCGTCGCCGAAGACGTGACGGACAACGTCAGCCTACCAGCGTCGAGACCTTTTCCTTTGGAATCGACATTGAACTTTGGGGTCAAACAGGACGAATCGCTGCTCGGTGCAACAGCGTCCGAAGACAGCCTCCGGCCGGTTTTCAAAGAGAGAGAAGGCGAGCAGCAGGAGGACAGGTCTCATGCGGTCGATGCGAGGCACGTCAAGGAATGCCTGTGGGCGGTGCAGCATGAAAACAAGATCTTGGAAACGTACAAGCAATGTGTCCTCTgcaagaaaaacgccagagacaTCACTTTCTTGCCGTGCGGCCATTTTATCACTTGTAGAGTTTGTGCGGGCCCGATTTTTACTTGCACGCTTTGCAACAGGGCCATCCTTGCTACCATTGATACCTATTTGAGTTGA